In Luteibacter mycovicinus, a genomic segment contains:
- a CDS encoding M20 family metallopeptidase, with protein MDTSRISSFVSGLWDAEIVPQLVEYIRIPNKSPMFDAQWREHGYMDQAVTLMETWARSKLPAFEGATLEVVRLEGRTPLIYIDVPAQGVTGKGTDETVVLYGHLDKQPEMTGWAEDLGPWTPVIKGDKLYGRGGADDGYAIFGSLAALLALREQGVPHARCVIMIEACEESGSYDLPYYVDHLADRIGNPALVVCLDSGCGNYDQLWLTTSLRGMTGGNLTVQVLEEGVHSGDASGVVPSSFRILRDILSRLENPQTGEIVPKELYVEIPAQRIEQARRSADVLGTDIYDKFPFVEGMKPTTSDLTELVLNRTWRPQLAVTGVGGMPPLDSAGNVLRPKTAVKLSLRVPPTLSGAEAGKFLKELLEKDPPYGAKVSFALEKDGSGWNAPALSPWLEEAVAKASEHYFGAPAAYMGEGGSIPFMGMLGEKFPQAQFLITGVLGPHSNAHGPNEFLHIPTGKRVSMVVADVVARHFQEASKA; from the coding sequence ATGGATACCTCGCGCATTTCTTCCTTCGTCAGCGGCCTCTGGGACGCGGAAATCGTCCCGCAGCTGGTCGAGTACATCCGTATTCCGAACAAGTCGCCCATGTTCGATGCGCAGTGGCGCGAGCACGGGTACATGGATCAGGCCGTGACGCTGATGGAAACGTGGGCGCGCTCCAAGTTGCCGGCGTTCGAGGGTGCCACGCTCGAGGTGGTCCGCCTCGAGGGCCGTACGCCGCTGATCTACATCGACGTGCCCGCGCAGGGCGTGACCGGCAAGGGCACGGACGAGACCGTCGTGCTCTACGGCCACCTCGACAAGCAGCCGGAGATGACGGGCTGGGCCGAGGATCTCGGTCCGTGGACGCCGGTGATCAAGGGCGACAAGCTTTACGGTCGTGGCGGCGCGGATGACGGCTACGCGATCTTCGGCTCGCTGGCGGCGCTGCTGGCGCTGCGCGAGCAGGGCGTGCCGCACGCGCGCTGCGTGATCATGATCGAGGCCTGCGAAGAGTCGGGCAGCTACGATCTGCCTTACTACGTGGACCACCTGGCCGACCGCATCGGCAACCCTGCCCTCGTGGTCTGCCTCGACTCCGGTTGCGGCAACTACGACCAGCTCTGGCTGACCACGTCGCTTCGCGGCATGACCGGCGGCAACCTCACCGTGCAGGTGCTCGAAGAGGGTGTGCATTCCGGCGACGCGTCGGGCGTCGTGCCTTCCAGCTTCCGTATTTTGCGCGACATCCTGAGCCGTCTGGAGAACCCGCAGACCGGCGAGATCGTGCCGAAGGAACTGTACGTCGAGATTCCCGCGCAGCGCATCGAGCAGGCGCGTCGCTCGGCCGACGTGCTGGGCACGGACATTTACGACAAGTTCCCGTTTGTCGAAGGCATGAAGCCCACCACCAGCGATCTGACCGAGCTCGTGCTCAACCGCACCTGGCGTCCGCAGCTGGCCGTGACCGGTGTGGGCGGCATGCCGCCGCTGGACAGCGCCGGCAACGTGCTGCGCCCGAAGACCGCGGTCAAGCTCAGCCTGCGCGTACCGCCGACACTGTCGGGTGCCGAAGCCGGCAAGTTCCTCAAGGAGCTGCTTGAGAAGGATCCTCCGTACGGCGCGAAAGTCAGCTTCGCGCTCGAGAAGGACGGTAGCGGCTGGAACGCGCCAGCGCTGTCGCCGTGGCTGGAAGAGGCCGTCGCGAAGGCATCCGAGCACTACTTCGGTGCCCCGGCCGCCTACATGGGTGAGGGCGGCAGCATTCCTTTCATGGGCATGCTGGGCGAGAAATTCCCGCAGGCCCAGTTCCTCATCACCGGCGTGCTGGGGCCGCATTCCAACGCGCACGGCCCGAACGAGTTCCTGCACATCCCGACGGGCAAGCGCGTGAGCATGGTGGTGGCCGACGTCGTCGCCCGGCACTTCCAGGAAGCGTCGAAGGCATGA
- a CDS encoding tRNA threonylcarbamoyladenosine dehydratase — protein sequence MSTAQAERFAGIERLYGRGSLDRLAQAHVCVIGVGGVGSWAAEALARSGVGRLTLIDGDDVCLSNTNRQLHALDGQYGKPKVGVIAERAHAISPTIRLEAMERFLTPSTLDELLDRNYDVVIDACDALKVKLETIVWCRRRKVPLVTVGAAGGRTDPTQVRVRDLSRTEHDAMLSMIRKKLRQEHGFPRNPDRFFGVSAVYSLQNVQYPQADGSVCGVRPPGSDALKLDCGGGLGAATHVTGAFAFAAVGKALEKLTAPAKAG from the coding sequence GTGAGCACCGCACAGGCGGAACGCTTCGCCGGTATCGAGCGCCTGTACGGGCGCGGCAGCCTGGACCGCCTCGCCCAAGCGCATGTCTGCGTCATCGGTGTCGGTGGCGTCGGCTCGTGGGCGGCGGAAGCCCTGGCGCGCAGCGGTGTGGGGCGCCTGACCCTGATCGATGGCGACGACGTCTGCCTGTCCAATACCAATCGTCAGCTGCACGCACTCGACGGTCAGTACGGCAAACCCAAGGTCGGCGTCATCGCCGAGCGGGCTCATGCGATCAGTCCGACCATCCGGCTCGAGGCCATGGAACGCTTCCTTACGCCGTCCACGCTCGATGAACTGCTCGACCGCAACTACGATGTGGTGATCGACGCGTGCGACGCGCTCAAGGTCAAGCTGGAGACGATCGTCTGGTGCCGTCGGCGAAAGGTCCCGCTGGTCACTGTAGGCGCGGCCGGCGGTCGCACCGATCCGACGCAGGTCCGCGTGCGCGACCTGTCGCGTACCGAGCACGACGCCATGCTCAGCATGATCCGGAAAAAGCTTCGCCAGGAGCACGGTTTTCCCCGCAACCCCGATCGCTTCTTCGGCGTTTCGGCGGTGTACTCGTTGCAGAACGTCCAGTACCCGCAGGCGGACGGCAGCGTGTGTGGCGTGCGCCCGCCCGGTAGCGACGCGCTCAAGCTCGACTGCGGCGGTGGGCTTGGTGCGGCCACGCACGTCACCGGCGCGTTCGCGTTCGCCGCCGTGGGTAAGGCACTCGAAAAACTGACGGCGCCAGCAAAGGCGGGCTGA
- a CDS encoding pseudouridine synthase translates to MPRPPVRTPTPLRARRPSQPTFGVARVLSKRGVCSRSQAEKAAREGRVKVDGKIVRDPEFRITGSERIELDGAGAVAAAPVYLVMNKPRGVVVSASDDRGRDTVYGLLEGAGLPWVGPVGRLDKASEGLLLLSNDTVWAAGITEPATHVPKTYHVQVAGQPDASTIAAMLGGVIDEGEPLRAGAAALLRQGEKTAWLEVTLDEGRNRHIRRLMAALGFEVQRLVRVAIGDLPLGELAKGQWRHLSEAEVSSLRRR, encoded by the coding sequence ATGCCTCGCCCTCCTGTCAGAACGCCGACGCCGCTGCGCGCCAGACGGCCATCTCAGCCCACCTTCGGGGTCGCGCGCGTGTTGTCCAAACGCGGTGTCTGCTCGCGTAGCCAGGCGGAAAAGGCCGCGCGCGAGGGGCGGGTCAAAGTGGATGGAAAGATCGTGCGCGATCCCGAATTCCGGATCACGGGGAGCGAGCGGATCGAGCTGGATGGTGCGGGGGCGGTCGCCGCCGCGCCCGTGTATCTCGTCATGAACAAGCCCCGAGGCGTGGTGGTCTCCGCGTCCGACGATCGCGGGCGGGATACGGTCTATGGGCTGCTCGAAGGTGCCGGGTTGCCCTGGGTCGGGCCGGTGGGTCGGCTCGACAAAGCGAGCGAAGGCTTGCTGCTTCTGTCGAACGACACCGTCTGGGCGGCTGGTATCACCGAGCCGGCGACGCACGTGCCGAAGACCTATCACGTGCAGGTGGCGGGACAACCGGACGCGTCGACCATCGCGGCGATGCTCGGCGGCGTCATCGATGAAGGCGAGCCGCTGCGTGCGGGTGCGGCGGCGTTGTTGCGGCAGGGCGAGAAGACGGCCTGGCTCGAGGTCACGCTCGACGAGGGACGCAACCGGCATATCCGCCGGTTGATGGCGGCGCTGGGGTTCGAGGTGCAGCGACTGGTGCGGGTGGCGATCGGTGACTTGCCCCTTGGCGAACTGGCCAAGGGGCAGTGGCGGCATTTGAGTGAGGCTGAGGTGTCCAGCCTGCGGAGGCGGTGA
- a CDS encoding GIY-YIG nuclease family protein, with product MWCVYLIECRNGAWYAGITNDLDARYAAHVAGKGARYTRANPPVRLLGSRPFADRSEASRAEWAVKRLPKAKKLAWLLAT from the coding sequence ATGTGGTGCGTCTATCTCATCGAATGTCGGAACGGCGCCTGGTACGCGGGGATCACCAACGACCTCGACGCACGCTATGCGGCTCATGTGGCGGGGAAGGGTGCGCGCTATACGCGGGCCAATCCGCCGGTACGGTTGCTGGGCTCACGGCCATTCGCGGACCGGTCGGAGGCGTCGCGGGCCGAGTGGGCGGTGAAGCGGCTGCCTAAGGCGAAGAAGCTGGCGTGGTTGTTGGCCACCTAA
- a CDS encoding SET domain-containing protein-lysine N-methyltransferase translates to MILPRYRIAASAIPGAGKGLFVDEFVAAGRIVTAPDAIDQTHRWDDIMASPALSADLHAAARWFEDRYTVSPDWPDECYVNHSFEPTGLWHLGFIFAAKDLAQGTEITVDYRHLLAPGQEESFNDAASGEKIIGLPWQESLAQSTRALAALLG, encoded by the coding sequence ATGATCCTGCCGCGTTACCGCATCGCCGCTTCCGCCATCCCCGGCGCAGGCAAAGGTCTGTTCGTCGATGAATTCGTCGCCGCGGGCCGTATCGTCACCGCGCCTGACGCGATCGACCAGACGCACCGCTGGGACGACATCATGGCGTCCCCCGCCCTGTCCGCCGACCTTCACGCCGCCGCGCGCTGGTTCGAGGACCGCTACACGGTGTCGCCTGACTGGCCGGACGAGTGCTACGTGAATCACAGCTTCGAGCCCACCGGCCTCTGGCACCTGGGCTTCATCTTTGCGGCGAAGGATCTCGCGCAAGGCACTGAAATCACTGTCGATTACCGACACCTTCTCGCGCCGGGCCAGGAAGAGAGCTTTAATGACGCGGCAAGTGGTGAGAAAATAATCGGCTTGCCCTGGCAGGAAAGCCTCGCGCAGTCCACGCGCGCCCTGGCAGCTCTGCTCGGCTGA
- a CDS encoding 2OG-Fe(II) oxygenase gives MDTRRHTRITPEWHTWIGEALAAGSAPAELLTTMRENDFDEAAARTAIADALFGGPATRAAPAWHTPGSRLAEGHVLRTSDRDVRVLLRIARPTIAVLDGVLDDAECEGMIEQARSRLARSAVVSPESGANTVMGIRTSEGAFFQRGENPLVLRIDRRAAEIMRLPHEHGEGLQVMRYGVGGEYVPHFDYFPPDQKGSEPHLAQGGQRVSTLIMYLADVEAGGETIFPRIDFSYVPRKGQALYFEYTDADGSLDVLSLHGGAPVTQGEKWIVTKWMRQRSFVG, from the coding sequence ATGGATACGCGACGGCATACCAGGATCACCCCCGAATGGCACACGTGGATCGGTGAGGCGCTGGCGGCAGGGTCGGCGCCGGCCGAGCTGCTCACCACGATGCGGGAAAACGATTTCGACGAGGCCGCCGCGCGTACGGCCATCGCCGATGCGCTGTTCGGCGGGCCCGCGACCCGCGCCGCGCCAGCCTGGCATACCCCGGGCTCCCGCCTGGCGGAGGGGCATGTACTGCGGACCTCCGACCGTGACGTCCGCGTTCTTCTGCGTATCGCCAGGCCGACGATCGCCGTTCTCGATGGTGTCCTCGACGACGCCGAGTGCGAGGGCATGATCGAGCAGGCCAGATCACGACTGGCACGCTCGGCCGTGGTGTCGCCCGAGTCGGGCGCCAATACCGTCATGGGTATCCGTACGAGCGAAGGCGCGTTTTTCCAGCGGGGCGAGAACCCGCTCGTACTACGCATCGACCGGCGGGCCGCCGAGATCATGCGGTTACCCCATGAGCACGGCGAAGGCCTGCAGGTGATGCGCTATGGCGTCGGCGGCGAGTACGTACCGCACTTCGATTACTTTCCGCCCGACCAGAAAGGCAGCGAGCCCCATCTGGCCCAGGGCGGTCAGCGTGTCTCCACGCTGATCATGTACCTGGCCGATGTCGAGGCCGGCGGCGAAACCATCTTTCCCCGCATCGATTTCAGCTACGTGCCGCGCAAGGGGCAGGCGCTGTACTTCGAATACACCGACGCCGACGGCTCGCTGGACGTGCTTTCGCTGCACGGCGGGGCGCCCGTCACCCAGGGTGAGAAGTGGATTGTCACGAAATGGATGCGCCAGCGATCCTTCGTGGGATGA
- a CDS encoding M1 family metallopeptidase, with protein MVRFVAAGLLLCVGSVWGQAAAPALPAPAGASTVAPPAVPVEIPFASPHAGSVRTPSAPDAWGGPRNGQEATLSDRVVSYRIQARLDPDKHAVDGQQQLTWHNRSDRPVSAVFLHMYLNAFEGEGSTFFTERALLAAAGGARGTAEVKKGEWGYIDLGNVEQDGAALKWSYVHPDGGPATDHTVIRVDLAQPVPAGGNVTLDMNFHSQLPRVIERTGYVGQFHLVAQWFPKIGVLELPGERGATEPRWNVHEFHFSSEFYADFAEYDVRMTVPKGYVVGAVGEQQGEPVPEGNELTWHFIQGDVHDFAWMAAPGYKTLDSDWNGPGSPKVRVRVIYPPEYAASAKPVLKATLDSLSYFSDTLGPYPYKTVTAVVPPFNASEAGGMEYPTFFTAEAYDSVKPKTMDEYMLDFVTIHEFGHGYFYGLLASNEFEEPMLDEGLNEYWDERMLRERGQPLYLTQPVWQFFGVQPAMPVFMLERMFATLSRPSDPLGQNAWDRLSSGDYVTVYTRTATAMHDLEERLGKEVMEKAFKDYYARWHFRHPSIADLQASLSESSGKPDVVAQVFNQYVFGTDRIDDRVSDITSDEVLPLAGTVMKDGRRVEKSSEENEAAIDKQREAWNKAHPDAKKGTGPFPWKTVVTVWRDGSSVPQTLKVSFADGSTENVRWDDQRRWARFAFTKPAKGVSAELDPAQKIYLDANKLNDSRTVESNHSASNRWGADFAALIQGIYAFLGTL; from the coding sequence ATGGTTCGTTTCGTCGCCGCGGGGTTGCTGCTTTGCGTCGGTAGTGTGTGGGGGCAAGCGGCCGCGCCCGCTCTTCCCGCGCCGGCAGGGGCCAGCACCGTGGCGCCGCCTGCGGTCCCTGTCGAAATTCCCTTCGCCTCGCCGCATGCCGGCTCGGTACGCACACCCAGTGCGCCCGACGCCTGGGGTGGCCCGCGTAACGGTCAGGAAGCGACCCTCTCGGATCGCGTGGTGTCGTATCGCATCCAGGCGCGGCTCGATCCCGACAAGCACGCCGTGGACGGCCAGCAGCAGCTGACCTGGCATAACCGCAGCGACCGTCCCGTGTCGGCGGTCTTCCTGCACATGTATCTCAACGCGTTCGAAGGCGAGGGCAGCACCTTTTTCACCGAGCGCGCGCTGCTCGCCGCCGCCGGTGGCGCACGCGGCACCGCCGAGGTGAAGAAGGGCGAATGGGGCTACATCGACCTTGGTAACGTCGAGCAGGACGGCGCCGCCCTGAAGTGGAGTTACGTCCATCCCGACGGCGGCCCTGCGACGGATCACACCGTGATTCGCGTGGATCTGGCGCAGCCCGTGCCGGCCGGCGGCAACGTGACCCTGGATATGAATTTTCACAGCCAGCTACCGCGCGTGATCGAGCGCACGGGCTACGTGGGCCAGTTCCATCTGGTCGCCCAGTGGTTCCCGAAGATCGGCGTGCTCGAGCTTCCGGGTGAGCGCGGTGCGACCGAGCCGCGGTGGAACGTGCACGAGTTCCACTTCAGCAGCGAGTTCTATGCCGACTTCGCCGAGTACGACGTGCGCATGACCGTGCCGAAAGGCTACGTCGTCGGCGCGGTCGGTGAGCAGCAGGGTGAGCCGGTTCCGGAAGGAAATGAGCTGACCTGGCATTTCATCCAGGGCGACGTACACGATTTTGCGTGGATGGCCGCCCCCGGCTACAAGACACTGGACAGTGACTGGAACGGGCCCGGCAGCCCGAAGGTCAGGGTGCGGGTGATCTATCCGCCCGAATACGCGGCCAGCGCGAAACCGGTGCTTAAGGCGACGCTCGATTCGCTGAGCTACTTTTCCGACACGCTGGGTCCGTACCCGTATAAGACGGTGACCGCGGTCGTGCCGCCGTTCAACGCGTCCGAAGCCGGCGGGATGGAGTACCCGACGTTCTTCACGGCCGAGGCATACGACAGCGTCAAGCCGAAGACGATGGACGAGTACATGCTCGACTTCGTCACGATCCACGAGTTCGGTCATGGTTATTTCTACGGACTGCTGGCCTCGAACGAGTTTGAAGAGCCCATGCTGGACGAGGGCCTCAACGAGTACTGGGACGAGCGCATGCTGCGCGAGCGTGGCCAGCCCTTGTATCTCACGCAGCCGGTCTGGCAGTTCTTTGGCGTGCAACCGGCGATGCCTGTCTTCATGCTCGAACGCATGTTCGCCACGCTTTCCCGTCCATCCGACCCGCTCGGACAAAACGCATGGGATCGCCTGTCGAGCGGCGATTACGTGACGGTCTATACGCGTACCGCGACGGCGATGCACGATCTGGAGGAGCGTCTCGGCAAGGAAGTGATGGAAAAGGCCTTCAAGGACTACTACGCCCGGTGGCACTTCCGTCATCCGTCCATTGCCGACCTTCAGGCCTCGCTTTCCGAATCGTCCGGCAAGCCTGACGTCGTCGCGCAGGTGTTCAACCAATACGTCTTCGGCACCGATCGTATCGACGACCGTGTCAGCGACATAACCAGTGACGAAGTGCTGCCGCTGGCCGGTACCGTCATGAAGGACGGCAGGCGGGTCGAGAAGAGCAGCGAGGAGAACGAGGCGGCGATCGACAAGCAACGTGAGGCCTGGAATAAGGCGCATCCGGATGCGAAGAAAGGTACGGGGCCGTTTCCGTGGAAGACCGTGGTCACGGTCTGGCGTGATGGTTCGTCGGTACCGCAGACACTGAAGGTGAGCTTCGCCGACGGCTCAACGGAAAACGTGCGCTGGGACGATCAGCGACGCTGGGCCCGCTTCGCCTTCACGAAGCCCGCGAAGGGCGTTTCCGCCGAACTCGATCCGGCGCAGAAGATTTATCTCGATGCGAACAAGCTCAACGACAGTCGCACCGTCGAGTCGAATCACTCCGCTTCCAACCGCTGGGGCGCCGACTTCGCTGCGCTGATCCAGGGTATCTACGCTTTCCTGGGGACGCTATGA
- a CDS encoding ComEA family DNA-binding protein: MNYRLFALAGLLTCLPAFASTPVNVNTADAPTLAQSLDGVGLAKAQAIVAWREANGSFESADQLVEVKGIGQSLVDRNRDAIQVDGGAKIAKSAKPPRAAKAKARAKAADADE; the protein is encoded by the coding sequence GTGAACTACCGTCTGTTCGCCCTCGCCGGCCTTCTCACCTGTCTGCCCGCCTTCGCCTCCACCCCCGTCAACGTGAACACGGCCGACGCCCCGACCCTCGCGCAGTCACTCGATGGCGTCGGCCTCGCCAAGGCTCAGGCGATCGTGGCGTGGCGGGAAGCCAATGGCAGCTTCGAATCCGCCGACCAGCTCGTCGAGGTCAAGGGCATCGGCCAGTCCCTCGTCGACCGCAACCGGGACGCCATCCAGGTGGACGGAGGTGCCAAAATCGCAAAGAGCGCCAAGCCGCCCCGCGCCGCCAAAGCGAAGGCCAGGGCGAAGGCGGCCGACGCGGACGAGTGA
- a CDS encoding C40 family peptidase yields the protein MHLKRLTALALASCCFAVVTPVIADTVTAPQGLDQSATLLLTDLPVFAPANALAQSAIPDVASLVAPKAPVAAAKVAAPAASDDDTLGDDDDDSLVAAATDKLAGHVDGHAREALLAFAMKLRDIRYHRGGRAPSTGFDCSGFVRYVFSHSIGLDLPTNSASQFLAGLKVKRNEMKTGDLVFFRTRGKAISHVGIYIDNGQFIHSPSAGKTVRVDNLNEAYWSKHFAGAKRPEGIAKI from the coding sequence ATGCATTTAAAGCGACTGACCGCTCTCGCGTTAGCCTCCTGCTGTTTCGCTGTTGTCACACCCGTTATCGCCGACACGGTCACCGCTCCACAGGGTCTTGACCAGTCCGCGACGCTTCTTCTCACTGATCTTCCGGTCTTCGCCCCAGCGAATGCCCTGGCCCAGTCGGCCATCCCTGACGTCGCTTCCCTGGTTGCCCCCAAGGCGCCGGTTGCCGCCGCCAAGGTTGCCGCTCCGGCCGCCAGCGACGACGACACACTGGGTGACGATGACGACGACAGCCTCGTCGCCGCCGCCACCGACAAGCTGGCCGGTCACGTCGACGGTCATGCCCGCGAGGCCCTCCTGGCCTTCGCCATGAAGCTCCGCGATATCCGTTACCACCGCGGTGGCCGCGCCCCGTCCACCGGCTTCGACTGCAGCGGTTTTGTCCGCTACGTCTTCTCGCACAGCATCGGCCTCGACCTCCCGACCAACTCGGCCAGCCAGTTCCTCGCCGGCCTGAAGGTCAAGCGCAACGAGATGAAGACGGGTGACCTGGTCTTCTTCCGCACCCGCGGCAAGGCCATCTCGCACGTCGGCATCTATATCGACAACGGCCAGTTCATCCATTCTCCGTCGGCAGGCAAGACGGTGCGCGTGGATAACCTCAACGAGGCTTACTGGTCCAAGCACTTCGCCGGCGCCAAGCGCCCCGAAGGTATCGCGAAGATCTGA
- a CDS encoding YggS family pyridoxal phosphate-dependent enzyme, with the protein MTAGAGTTAGADTLAGRLAIVRGRIAAACVSEGRDPSEVTLLPVSKTFGSDVVREAVGLGLRRFGENKVQEIQAKAADLAAEALDWVVIGHLQTNKARPVARLASEVQSLDRLDLAVALDKALQAEGRAIDVLIQVKTSREDSKFGLAPDMLPAFLDQLRAFSSLRVRGLMTLAEASEDEAIVRGCFRTLYQCRNTAREAGYTVDRLSMGMSGDFALAIAEGSTEVRVGSALFGARAYNA; encoded by the coding sequence ATGACCGCTGGTGCCGGTACGACCGCAGGTGCCGATACGCTCGCCGGTCGCCTCGCGATCGTTCGGGGTCGGATCGCCGCGGCCTGCGTCAGCGAGGGGCGCGATCCCTCCGAAGTGACGTTGTTACCGGTCAGCAAGACCTTCGGCAGTGACGTGGTCCGTGAGGCCGTCGGCCTCGGCCTGCGGCGTTTCGGCGAGAACAAGGTGCAGGAGATTCAGGCCAAGGCCGCCGATCTGGCGGCCGAGGCGCTGGACTGGGTGGTCATCGGGCACCTGCAGACGAACAAGGCCAGGCCCGTTGCCCGGCTCGCGTCCGAGGTCCAGTCGCTGGACCGCCTGGACCTGGCCGTCGCGCTGGACAAGGCGCTGCAGGCCGAAGGCAGGGCGATCGATGTCCTCATCCAGGTCAAGACCTCCCGCGAGGACAGCAAGTTCGGGCTCGCCCCGGACATGCTTCCCGCGTTCCTCGATCAGCTCCGTGCGTTCTCGTCGCTGCGGGTGCGTGGGTTGATGACGCTGGCTGAGGCATCCGAAGACGAGGCCATCGTCCGCGGCTGCTTCCGGACCCTGTATCAATGTCGTAACACCGCCCGCGAGGCCGGCTACACGGTCGATCGCCTGTCGATGGGCATGAGCGGTGACTTCGCCCTGGCCATCGCCGAGGGCAGCACCGAGGTGAGGGTAGGCAGCGCCTTGTTTGGCGCCAGGGCGTACAACGCCTGA
- a CDS encoding DUF3224 domain-containing protein gives MTQHADGSFEVKIAPDGAVDADDGSALGRMSLEKTFYGGMEGTSKGTMLTAGSTSVQGSAAYAAVERFTGSVNGRAGSFALVHRGVMSAAGQELLITIVPDTGSRELTGITGTFSITIDNAGGHTYDLAYTLP, from the coding sequence ATGACGCAGCACGCAGATGGCAGTTTCGAAGTAAAGATCGCTCCCGACGGGGCCGTTGACGCGGATGATGGTTCGGCACTCGGCCGGATGAGTCTGGAGAAGACGTTTTACGGAGGGATGGAGGGTACCTCCAAAGGAACCATGCTCACCGCCGGAAGTACGAGCGTGCAGGGTTCGGCTGCCTATGCGGCCGTGGAGCGATTCACGGGCTCGGTCAACGGGCGAGCCGGCAGCTTTGCGCTCGTCCACCGAGGGGTGATGTCCGCGGCCGGACAGGAACTGCTCATCACGATCGTCCCGGATACCGGCAGCCGCGAACTCACGGGCATCACCGGAACCTTTTCGATCACGATCGATAACGCGGGTGGGCACACCTACGACCTGGCGTATACGCTGCCTTAG
- a CDS encoding GNAT family N-acetyltransferase — MSLSDIPVLETPRLRLTALTEHHFDDYARMLADAESTRWIGDGQPLDRMNAWRSMAMLLGHWALRGCGMWAMELKDTGEFIGRAGLMKPEGWPDLELGWMLKPEHRHHGYATEAGEAILAFAWKEMHAQRVISLVRIGNEASDHVAERLGGEHIDNIDFLGGATHLFAYYPPHREVRRAG, encoded by the coding sequence ATGTCACTATCCGATATCCCCGTTCTGGAAACGCCGCGCCTGCGGCTCACCGCTCTTACCGAACATCACTTCGACGACTACGCGAGGATGCTCGCGGACGCGGAGAGCACGCGCTGGATCGGTGACGGCCAGCCGCTCGACCGCATGAATGCCTGGCGATCCATGGCCATGCTGCTTGGCCACTGGGCGTTACGTGGCTGCGGCATGTGGGCCATGGAACTGAAGGACACCGGTGAATTCATCGGCCGTGCCGGCCTCATGAAACCGGAAGGCTGGCCCGACCTCGAGCTGGGCTGGATGCTGAAGCCCGAACATCGCCACCACGGTTATGCCACCGAAGCCGGTGAGGCCATCCTCGCCTTCGCCTGGAAGGAGATGCACGCGCAGCGTGTGATCAGCCTCGTGCGCATCGGCAACGAAGCCTCCGACCACGTCGCCGAGCGCCTGGGCGGCGAGCACATCGACAACATCGACTTCCTTGGCGGGGCGACGCATCTGTTCGCCTATTACCCGCCGCACCGCGAAGTCCGCCGGGCGGGCTGA
- a CDS encoding cytochrome c — translation MRALLFVILGLAVGAMGATFALSALRQGTPFHDGVMAVMQHHMGALRANVRAKQCDAKVSAERLTRLRLTAGDIREAFPDMDAGFARAGATLDAALDAAVAAAPASCDALAVALKPVGDACQSCHQQYR, via the coding sequence ATGCGTGCGCTGCTCTTCGTCATCCTCGGCCTCGCGGTCGGCGCGATGGGCGCGACTTTCGCGCTGTCCGCCCTGCGTCAGGGCACGCCGTTCCATGACGGCGTGATGGCCGTGATGCAGCACCACATGGGCGCGCTGCGAGCCAACGTGCGGGCGAAACAGTGCGATGCCAAGGTCTCGGCCGAGCGGCTAACGCGCCTGCGCCTGACGGCCGGCGACATTCGTGAGGCGTTCCCGGATATGGACGCGGGGTTCGCCAGAGCCGGCGCCACGCTGGATGCCGCACTGGATGCGGCCGTCGCGGCGGCGCCCGCCAGCTGCGACGCCCTTGCCGTCGCGCTGAAACCCGTAGGCGATGCCTGCCAGTCCTGCCATCAGCAGTACCGCTGA